A window of the Bombina bombina isolate aBomBom1 chromosome 3, aBomBom1.pri, whole genome shotgun sequence genome harbors these coding sequences:
- the LOC128652835 gene encoding ribonuclease P protein subunit p29-like produces the protein MSHIIYQPLPPEEAKQIGLQLHPPEKAELFVNAFLKRSMPNLRKKTLQECLERKAVVLEHSYKKKKKKRSKSKGLSAKQKREMRLFDIKPEQQKYEMFVPLHDLWKQYIRDLCNGLRPDAQPQMIQNKLLKADLHGAQVMVTKSKCPSYVGLTGIILQETKFVFKIITKEDKLKVVPKLNCVFTLEIDGFISHIYGSKLQMRSSERSAKKFKGKGSIDL, from the coding sequence ATGTCTCATATAATCTATCAGCCGCTACCTCCTGAAGAGGCAAAGCAAATAGGATTACAGCTTCACCCTCCAGAGAAAGCAGAATTGTTTGTCAATGCCTTCCTAAAGCGTAGTATGCCGAACCTGAGGAAGAAAACTCTCCAGGAGTGCTTGGAGAGGAAGGCCGTTGTTCTAGAGCACagctacaaaaagaaaaagaagaaacggaGCAAatctaaaggtttgtctgcaaagcAAAAGCGAGAGATGAGGCTGTTTGACATTAAACCAGAGCAGCAGAAGTACGAGATGTTTGTGCCACTGCATGACCTGTGGAAGCAATACATCCGGGACTTGTGTAATGGGCTCCGGCCTGATGCTCAGCCCCAGATGATTCAGAATAAGCTGCTGAAGGCTGATCTGCACGGAGCACAAGTCATGGTCACAAAATCTAAATGCCCATCCTATGTAGGGCTGACTGGAATCATTTTACAGGAAACTAAATTTGTATTTAAGATAATCACTAAAGAAGATAAACTGAAAGTTGTTCCCAAGTTAAACTGCGTCTTTACTCTGGAAATTGACGGATTTATATCGCACATCTATGGAAGCAAACTGCAGATGAGATCCAGCGAGCGATCTGCCAAGAAATTCAAAGGCAAAGGAAGCATAGACTTGTAA